The following DNA comes from Acipenser ruthenus chromosome 58, fAciRut3.2 maternal haplotype, whole genome shotgun sequence.
tgtagaaggattgcatgaatcactagtattgAGAACTGGGGGACCTGCTGTAGGAGCAGATATTGCGTATGCAATATTCCACTTTTCTCTTAGTTTGAACATTAGGATTATTATAAGGAATTCCCCAGCTAACAGGGCTTGCACAATTTTTATTGGGTGCAAGGACAGAGTCCCAGCTGTGTCCGGTTTTCAATATCGGAGTTGCACTGAAAAACTAGCCTTGCGTCAGCAAGGTTTTGTCAGAACGTTGTGGAGGTTTCAGAGCGTTCCCTGCTCTTTTTGACCCACCTACCAGTTTACCTGCAATTTTCAATCCGTAGAATGATCGCATCTCACCGTGTATTCAGGTGTGCTTTGAGTTGTTCTAAATGAGTAGCAGTTGTTGCAGtgagccgttttttttttttttttaattatgaatggCCAGGTTTGTGTGAAATACATTAATGAGGGTAACACtattgtgttaagtttgtaattaaTGACAGCATTTGTGATTTTGACCCAATCTGTACTTAAACACAAACTTAAGCATGTATAGAGCTGTTTGGAATTGTGAAACAAACATGACATGACATCTTCTACAGTTTAGAATGCTTGAGGAAAGAAGGAGAAGGGGGTACCCTGCAAGAGAGTATGTAGGACCAGAGTGACTTTTCTTGACCAGTCAGATGAACATGTCTTAGAGTTAACGATCAGAGTTCTGTGTTCAGAGTTAATGGTCTACTCAGTGCGACTGCCAGGAGCTGTGTCATACCAGTGCATATCAAGGTACTGCTGCCTTGACCTTTTACTAAACCAGCTCATTccaaataccacctggagatgttTCTTGTATCTAGTGCTGTATGAAACGGTTATTAATGTAATCGATTAATCTGTCGACTGTTGCTTCGATTAATCTGATCAATACAAACACATCACTCAATAGCTAGCAAGTTTAACCActtttaacagatgtttttatgtACCCAGTACAATACATGTCTGGAGATGATTGCACCTGCTTTGCTTTACTATTTCAGGAGCAAAAAATACTCTACAATTTCTAAAGTATCTGAAATAAAGTATTAAATAAAGAATACTCAGCATAGTatccttctaaaaaaaaaaattgccaaatGATGGCAGCTAAATAATGCACTGAGACTATTAAACATACCACAAATTAACTGTAACTTTACAAGCAGAAACTATTTATTGTTGACCACTTCATAAGACAAAAAACTATGTCAATTATTGCTTTTCGATACGTTTTTTTCTAACAATGGAATGacatgggaggggaggggaggggcattttctttacttgtaaaacaaaacacaaattgtcTAACTTCTctatacagtattacatttcaCAGCAGGATGTACTTtaaacaaataagaacataacaaagtttacaaacgagaggaggccattcagcttattgatcccagaatctcatcaagcagcttcttgaaggatcccagggtgtcggcttcaacaacattactggggagttggttccagaccctcacagttctctgtgtaaaaaaagtgcctcctattttctgttctgaatgcccctttatctaatctccatttgtgacccctggtccttgtttcttttttcaggtcaaagaagtcccttgggttgacattgtctataccttttaggattctgaatgtttgaatcagaatagaaaacaaatgacctgttttgttttcaaatcttAGACTTTTTATGAATTATATTTGGTCTCTTGAAGTCAGTCACGTGGCAATACAAAGTCCACTGTATTTGAATGCAAGAACACCAGCATAGCAACATGTTCTGGGGTTAGGCTTGCCCTCTTCCTTGAGGTTATAGAGCCTGCTACTGAAAACAAACGCTCTCGGACAAAGAccaccccccacccacccaccaacCCACCACGTAGTCTTAAACGAGTCAGGTGACGGTTTCATTTCACTATtcagagtaaaaacaaaaaaaaatatttgtgcgttttttattggtatttaatcgTAATGTTTATACTTaaattgcttttgttatttatcatctcTGGATATATATGGATCATATGTTACGTTGATCagtgtgtgattaaatacataacctttacagtaaaaaaaaagcatcaaacATGGTTCTATCTatttctctatctctctatctctctatctttaCATATATACACTGTAACTGTTATTGTATTTTGAAAAACCCCAACCTAAtttgaatacatatttttttatatataaatttagtcgttgccaattagtttttattattttctccccaatttgaaatgcccaattattttttaggctcagctcaccgctaccaagcgctgactcgggaggggcgaagatgaacacacgctgtcctccgaagcgtgtgccgtcagccgcccgcttctttacacactgcgaactcgccgtgcagcagcctcagagctacagcgttggaggacaacgcagctctgggcagcttacaggcaagcccgcaggtgcccggccagactacaggggtcgctgctgcacggtgagccgagaacaccctggccgacctaaccctccctccccacgggcgacgctcggccaattgagcgccgccccctgggagctcccgtccacggtcggctgtggaatagcctggactcgaaccagcgacgtccaggctatagagcgcatcctgcacgctagcgagtgcttttactggatgcgccactcgggagccccccctaatttgaatacattttaactcATTTTGTCTCGTACTGACACACCAATAGTGCTGGTTGTTTTGACGTGTATTAATAACATTTGTCAGTATACTTTGGGCTgggtggggtggggcggggcagactgacttttttttttacaaactgaaCGCAGGCAGCACACACAGAATGCAATTTTCTTATGCATGTTTGGTGTGGGGGAGTAAAATAACATGATGGAGGAGGAAGAGATCctagtgtaaaaaaataacagaaagtgGCAGATTAAATAAAACCAAGAAAACAGACGACACGGGGAGTCTAGCCCGAGTTGAGAGTCTGTAtatctgtttatactgtaattTACGGGAAGCACttgccataaataaataaacgaatacTAATCCTACTGTCTCTGCATTCActattttatattttgtctttttttttcaagaactTTTAGCTCTGGGAATATCTAGACACTTCAGTAATCAGCTTTTCAGCATTTACTCTCTTGCTTAAAAACTGTCGGGGTGTGTGTATTGGAGAGAGGGGCTCGCATCGCTGCTTGCTTCTGCTTGCTCACTGTTAAATAATCACCCACACAGCGGCTGAGCAAACAAGGCTTAAGCACGCTCTATCTGCGATGAGGGACGGGGGGTAGATGAATCGATGATCAAAGTATTCATCGATTGATGGCAAAATTCACGATTTAATTGCTGAATTTGAATAATCGTTGCAGCAATATTGGTATCTGCTAGTCTTCAATGTATAACTGCATCAGCCTGGTAATGGCTACTTTGGTTAAGAGGGCAAGTAAATATCGTTTTTCCTATGTCCCCTGCAAGCAACACTGCCAGCTGGGTTTCGGCTGAAGTGCTAATGTAACCTGCAAATGTTACTGGCTGAGGAACATTAGACTCCACTTCATTGAGTCCCAAACTATCATGGCCACCGACTTCCCCGATCAGAAGTGGATTAATAATTACAGACCCCCGTTCTTCAGTGTGTGTGGGAGGCCCCCCCCTCCAGTGCCCCtcatagttattttttttgtttgatcaTTTGTCTTTAGCACAGGCTTTAACATACCCTTTTGTGATGTCTGCAGTGTTTTTTGAAGCCTTTGTCACAGCATTAACTTTATTAACTATTGTTTGTCATgccttctttttttctgctttgcaATGAGTGTGTCTCTTCCTCTGAAGTTCTCTTTTATTAGAACAACCCGTCTGAGCCATTGTTTGTGTTTCAAACTTCTCCAGCGCATCCCTCGGCGAGTGGGCGTGTTTTACTTGCTGAGGTCATTCAAATGCCGATTTACTATGCAGAGTCGCAGGCTTACGACTTCAAATCGTCCTGTTGAAAATTGCTTTTCTAGAACTGAACTGAGTTTGCAGAACTGGTCATAAGCCAGTCTGGGTTGCATCTGCATTTATAATAAAACTAGCCCTGAACGGAAATGACCCCCAACGTCTCCATCTCCTTCAAGTCAATGCTAAGCTTTGGTCAATTCTGAAATTCATACCTCAAACATAGTTTTGTTGTTGATAGGCACTGACTGCGAGATAAAACCTCCCAATATACAGTTTATCAATGGAAATCGAAAAACTGATTTTCCTCACTAACCTGAGAATGAATGCCAAAGGTGCATATCTTGAAAATGCCCCTTTTGGAGTTTTAATTCAAATAATGAattttgttttaagtgttttatttcagGTCACATCTAGGGGACACACAAAGGGACACTGTCTTAAATTGTAGTGTGCAACTCACTGAACAAATCATCCCCATATTCTGCTTTAGGACAATTCCATGATAAAGTGACTATGGTCATGAAAGAAAGTAGATCAAAATATATCTTCCACTAAAAGGGTGTATATGTTTATGCATGTTCTATTATTTTTGTTCAATTTCTGCCTTTTCTTTACAGCCATTTaaaattactgttaaaaaaactattttcagtAGTCTGATTTCTGTACATTGTAGGTATCAATGGTAGGATACATGTTTTAGTTACACATGTGTTAATATGTCACATTTTGAGTATGTAATACCACGTTACTAATATTACATTGTCTTTGGATAATGTAAACTACTTTACAGTGATTCAAAATTGTGTTTATAAAACTAAATGTCACATCTATAACATTTTCTTGGTAAGTTTTTAGCAATTCCCATAGTACATAATGtaggtgtaagtctcacccacctgtcccttaggtcagtagcctggccaggtgaaaacttcatttcccacagttccttgcaaccaccctatGTTCATCCTCTGTCCCCATTGGCACATTCAAATATCCACTGGTTTTCAGTTCCATCGCTGCTCTGCTGACCTAACTTTCAGGAACCATCCATTGTCATCCAaactgttgttttattgttaccatctgtgatcatttaattttcctttttcaGTGTCGTGTGGGTTTATTTGAGGCTCACCGGACACTCCACCCATTTCTCCTTTGTGTTACTTGTTGGCCTTCTGTTTTCCATTTACCAGCTTACCTGTACTATCTGTATACTTGCCTGTTTTGTCCACCTTTCCTACTcgtctgtaccagctttattcttgcctgttacctgcaattttatttgttttcctttcttCTCATTATTGTTGTTGCAGGCTAGCATCCGGGACTTTTTGAAATCCTCTCCGCATGGAATCCCGCCCCTTGTTACACAAACTGTTTGCTGATTGGGTCAGCAAAGTTGCTCAAGGGTCGTCAGGCCACTGTGGAATCTGTAGTTCCAGGGATCCTTGAAACAATGCAATCACATAGACACGCTctccagtttgaactacagctcccagaatgcatatCAAATGGCTTTGAtgcgtgttttgtttttgttgatgtATTTGCAGTTTtaacaatgtacattttaatggCTTGATAAGTGTTGTTTGACAATATTTTCAGAAGCGCAGCAGAGCATCCAATTTTACTAGTCTGTGAAAACaactaaaatacaaaacacatacttgccaacatttggaaactgttcactGGACACTCGTCTCCGAGGTGTGTGACTCCTCTCATGCATCATACAGATGAGAggagtcataaacaaaaaaaaaaccagtatcatataatagacgtatcccccccaactcaacacatacacgaccatcatgacagtaaaaacagacataGAAGCGTTCTTATCTTTGTATAAGATAGTGATCttcagatgtgtcagccgcacgaagggAGAGCAAGGATTTAACATATTGCTCattcatacttgccaacatttggaaactgttcagcggaaTGCTCGTCGCGGGGGGCGGGGTTATACGCATAATTTTGTCTAGTCTgttaaaacctgtttaaactgaAATAAAGGGCTACTGCATCACATGAAGTCACTTATGTTGTCTAGTGTGAACCCACCTTAagagacacttcattttttttgtttacctgcatcacagatttaaaaaactaTGTAAATACAAACCATCAGCAGTGTTTTGCTATTTTGCTTGATTTACTAtgtagggttaaaaaccctaacgccacatttccttgcttttgtggtgaTGAAATCAACCCAAACTACTGTGTTAACGTAGTTTTTTGCAATGatgtataatgtatatattaattTCTTAATTATGCATCTCTTTCTCTTCAATCAGCAAGACAACTAAACACTCGCGGTCATCTGATCCAGGCAGGGCTTCGGTGAGGAAGATGAGTTGATCCCATGGCTATCCCCAAAACGGCAAAGCTACAGCAAGAGCTACACTAGTTTCTGCTTGACAATCCAAAACACTACACCCCTAACTCTCTATCGTGTACCTAcgatattgttttttctttttggtttgggTTCCATAAACTTTTATGTAAAGTACTGGTATGCtccagtgtgtaattgtatttgtttaaatacattttattcaagtctattcattttgtttctattGGTAATGTTTTgccatgctgtgttttgtatgcGTCTGGAACCCCAAGATTCACCCTCCTCTGTGGAAGGTGCATGGCTTTTATTACCAGCAGATGGGAGGACACGTGACAGACAATCatatgaaacaaagacatgcaaGTCCTGGCACGGTCCCCATCAATAGATGTTTATTGCTGAATTAATGATTGCAGTCTCAGTCAGTGGGATATCTGAAAGCAACACCTCCCACGAGTTAAACATCTCAGCATGCCTCTCTCTCTTACCAGCGAGGGTGTGAAACAGTATCTCACACTGCGTTGGTTTTTAAGCTCTGATGTCTGACCGGGATGTTATCCTCTTGTCTGTTTCAAAGTGTAAACGCAGACTGTGCAATAAACACTTCTGTGGTGTCTTTGTgaaggaatgtgttttttttttttataagagagGCTTGTTTGTTAAAGGATTTTTAACTTTAAATGCattacacatattatatatatatattaatcacatTAATCTCTTCAGTGACAGGGTTTTTTGTCTTGCTAATGTGTTCTGGTTTTTAATGTGTTCCACCAGATTAAACCTTTCCCAGCATTCAGGGTTTCACTGCTgcgtgaattcgttggtgttttttGAGATtttgtaactgactgaaactcttctcacattcattacagtggtgtggtttctctcctgtgtgaatcagcttgtgtgtttttaaatgttgtaactgattgaaactcttctcacagtcattacagtgatatggcttctctcctgtgtgaattcgttggtgttttttaagattttgtaactgactgaaactcttctcgcattcattacagtggtatggtttctctcctgtgtgaattcgttggtgtttttttaaattttctaacagactgaaactcttctcacattcattacagtggtagggtttctctccagtgtgaattcgttggtgtgctTTTAAATGTTGTAACTGAGTGAAACTTTTCTCACAGTCAtaacagtgatatggcttctctcctgtgtgaattcgttggtgttttttAAGACTTCCTAATTCACTGAAGCTCTTCTCACAGTAATTGCAGttataaggtttctctcctgtgtgaatgcgctggtgtgattgaagatgtcctaactgtgtgaatctcttcccacactgagtgcagtgatgaggtttctctcctgtgtgaacacgctggtgtgttttcagatgTGATAAACAattgaatctcttcccacaatcagcacagggaaatgAAGTCTCTTCTGTGTGACTTCCCTTGGGAGTTTTAGGAGAGCCTAATTGACGGGAACTCTTCCCAGCTTTAGCAGAAAaaggcaaggtcttcaagttgccccGGGTTTCAGAGTTGTTCACACACACAGAATGTGCAGTCTCTGTATTATGCAGAGTAAGTGGTGGTCTGTCTTGTAAATAATGAATTTTAACTGAGCAAGTTCTCAATTTCTTTATGTGTTCTTCTTGGGTCATCTCTCTGTCTTTCCTGCTCTGCAGTTTGCCGCTGGAAGAATTTTTGCTGTGGGGTGATgaagtggagtcgtgttctccttcatctactgtGGAAGCTAAAGATAGAAAGAGACCAAGGTTActgtacagcattcttacacattcatTCTTATGCAGGGCTTCCCCTCATAATCATGAACAACTCCTAGAGTGAACTGCATATTTAGAGAATAGAGTCAAAATCCCCTTAATCACTCCTGTTAATGGTAGCCTCCTTTTATTACCACCACATTGAAATGTGCCAGGCAGAATATAATGGGTATCAATGAGTGCCTGAGAATATCCCTTTGATTATTAACACACTCcggttaatatcactcacatgtaCCAGTCACTGATTTCCACCACACTTAATATCGCTttgaataataatagtataagatcaggtttatatgcaagtgctgtattgaaatgtttctacGATAAAGccgtgggagcagcacaactgcaaacagtctaccagaaccagggaaaggcaaagatctaaaaACATTTGGAAGTGGAATATTAGTGGGTGCACATCTAGCAGATGCCACAGTAGCAAGAACAGTTATGTTGCAACTTGGAAGCCACTGATTTAGTGGTTAGGTTAAATTGAGCTAGCATGACTAAAGtataattacctctaaatcccagttcacgttcaggtggacaatcatcacacaggctggatcccagctggttgttctcctcaaatgtacagacattattttcagtaggaacttcctctgcgatggggacacattcctgttctatgaattcctctttaataggaacacattccagtcgagggacctcttcatctttaacacatgtcagctctgtaacctgctttagacttgcacaccacccccgatcaaaggactcctcttgtgtgtaaactgcttctatccttggcccctcctgtgcttcagatttaggGACAGCATGGCTCCCTGtgggatctgtgtgaaagaaatTGTACAAAATTGTAATTCTTACTTACCAGCCAGGCTCCTCTTCAAAGCCAGCCCCTTGTAAGAATTATATTGAGAGATGTCATTGGGtcattctggtgtttttttttattttttagttatttatttttaaatggatataGCCAGAGCTGGAATGAGGCTGGATCCAACATTGCTACTAAATTATTTGTGGTAGAGGGGTGATCAATGCCTCAATGCCTCCACTAGGCGGTGTATAACTGGTgttgtgaagtatatggaaaagctATAGATAGACCACGGGGAATCACGCAATTACACGCCCGCGTAATTTTACGCATAAAACGTATGATTAAGCATTGCCTCATAATAACCCTTAAAACCGTTAAATGGTCCATCAGTGATACTGAGAGTGAGTGGGCAGCCCGCAATTAAGTTCTTGAAATGCGTACGGATTTTCAACCCCAGAAGAGTTCCTGTAATGTCTCATGTCAATGAGGATTACGCTTCAATTCCTGGCTTCAGTGACATTCCACAAGAGGAGTTTGCTTTGTATACCGGGTAAGTGGAGCTCAACGCGATCCATCGCACTGAACAGTCAGGGGGAACTGACATCGCCATGTTTTGATCAGCAACATCCGACCGACTCCCGAATATAAAAACATTAGCTTTTAGATACATGCATGCTGTAACAAACACAGCTGATGCTGAGCGCAGCAACTCGCTGTACAACCTTGTTCTCTCTGATCGAAGGCGTTCTCTTTCGGACGACAAACTAAAAGAGCCGGTTTTCCGTTACTTCAATCTTGCAATGTAAAAAGACTTCACGTCAACATAACATCATTTTGATTAGTCTTTGATGCTTTATTTAATCTTTACCTGCTGTGCTATGGTAGTATGAGAAGTACCCAATATAACCgcacatatttttttgttacattgcacagtacttttatttaatagttttttttttgcacttgtgAGCATCTAATTCACAGCAGGGTAATTTTGCTTAAAAGTCCTTATTTTCCTTATTTAACAActgcatttagttttaaaatttaCACCTGATGGGTCACTTTTTTTGTTCAAGGAATGATAAAGCAGTTGATTCTGTGATACAAATGTGCTgtgtgctatataaatacaaaatacctgtacatatttttaaagaagGTTAAAATAGTGTTATATGTAATCAATttgtaaacaaataatacaaaggaTTTAATGTtgcataattttgtatttttcctgtgcataattttgtatttttcctgtgcataattccctggggtgtataTAGAGGGGAAGTATATTGGGCTCCACATAACTCAAAGTCTGTTCCCCATGGCTGAATGATGAAATCCATTTGGTTGAAACAacactgtgtttttaactttgttctttgaaaataataaataataaagaatagaAATTTGATCTACGATCTGTTATTATGGTTTTGCACCTCTACTCGCATCAATCGTGATCAACATTGGGATATGTGGGAGTCTGATCCCAGAGGTAGCACCCAAAAATGGAAATACTGGTAATTTTATAAAAGTCGGTGTGCGATATAAGCTACATGTTTGGGACTTAAACACTGTAATAAAATGGATGGAAGAAAAATGCAGTCCTATCATTTAAATGCCTGTGGAAAGACTTCACATCCCAGAATGCCTCAACAACAGGTAAAGAGCTGACAGTTTAAGTCAGTGGTtttgtctggaggtttcagctcaagaacCCCTTTATAATTGTCACTCTACTTAATGGTACCACAGCTGCAACAGAactaaaggcagaataatctgattaacacgttacaattttttccccccatttatttaatatataacatatttaattatttaatatacaaCAGTTCGGAACTGACAAGCTGCTGGTTAAGGATTGGATATCAAAACAGTAATTCTTAACACTTTTAATAAGAAGCCTTTGGAttcagcaaagttattataaataatccactgtaaatgtttctttttaccatgtacttcccatctcagcatgtgtgccatttaaaatgtttacaacatcaataaagatgaaaatataataacaatgataaacttttttttttaataaagataacataaaaatgatccaaagggactctatAACTtcctgtcgctttgcactttctgtactcttgtgttttcttccttcatttttcttttgcaagtaagaaatgtatccatttttaaTCTATATGTACTCTGAAAACAAATTCCACCAGCCACTATTTCTGTCACTAAAATGCAGCCACGCCTAATCAGAGAAGAAATCCACACGATCAAATCACGCTTGTGTGTAGGTGGATGATACACTTGAAATAGTCAGCCTGTGACCTTTGAATgctaaataaaattgaaatatttatgcacagtgttTTAGTGATAATgtataattcaatttaaaaaatcaattaaagaattattttcatttttgcattTCCGAGTCATCCTGCGTATcacctatgacccttagaagtacccctggttgaaaaccTCAAGGTCTGCACACCGGGGCTTAAATGCTGTGATAAAATGGTTGGGGAAAAACGCAGTCATACCATTTTTAAAGTCTTTGAAAATGCACAATTTCCCAGAATGCCTTAAACAGGTACAGAGCTGATAGTTTAAGTGATCAGCTAACCTGAGACAGCTGTGTGTGATTTACTGTGAGATGGTCGGTATAAAAGTCCTGAGTAAACAAGCCTGTGTGGCTGTGCGAGGGTGAGGACCTATTTAGAGGCGAGTCCTGACAAAGAGACTGTATTACTGAATCAGTGAACTTCAATCTGTGTTTTTGCAACTTTATTG
Coding sequences within:
- the LOC131724994 gene encoding zinc finger protein 271-like gives rise to the protein MTQEEHIKKLRTCSVKIHYLQDRPPLTLHNTETAHSVCVNNSETRGNLKTLPFSAKAGKSSRQLGSPKTPKGSHTEETSFPCADCGKRFNCLSHLKTHQRVHTGEKPHHCTQCGKRFTQLGHLQSHQRIHTGEKPYNCNYCEKSFSELGSLKKHQRIHTGEKPYHCYDCEKSFTQLQHLKAHQRIHTGEKPYHCNECEKSFSLLENLKKHQRIHTGEKPYHCNECEKSFSQLQNLKKHQRIHTGEKPYHCNDCEKSFNQLQHLKTHKLIHTGEKPHHCNECEKSFSQLQNLKKHQRIHAAVKP